From a single Nitrogeniibacter mangrovi genomic region:
- a CDS encoding Gfo/Idh/MocA family protein has protein sequence MKLLVIGCGSIGTRHARNAKRLGLELMLCDPNASRLEELSRELGAAAVYADFDQAARASGADAALIATPSHLHIAPAMAMLGAGMHVMMEKPLCPTSADAESLKARLQASDRIFMMAHTFRFRAEWQAIKRLLDTQPVGRVLSAEFMGGWYLPDWHFREDYRTEYAAQRKQGGGVMLTSMSHFFDVVSWFFGDIDAVVGAKMRLSGLDVDVDDAVMCTARTAGGVAVTLNEDFLARCPRRSFRVNGEHGYVEADFNQKVLRLWDAREKRFLPGEDPERDRKGLFRILEDGIGYEVEPVTRPLEYSGNDAYLAEMEHFVGLVSRNQPDPDLGIDAGIKVLKAIESVGIVDWTHARTK, from the coding sequence ATGAAACTGCTCGTCATCGGCTGTGGTTCGATCGGAACCCGACATGCCAGAAATGCGAAACGGTTGGGGCTCGAACTCATGCTGTGCGATCCGAATGCGTCGCGCCTGGAGGAGCTGTCCCGTGAGCTGGGGGCCGCGGCCGTTTATGCCGACTTCGATCAGGCTGCCCGCGCCTCGGGTGCGGATGCCGCGCTGATCGCGACACCCAGTCATCTCCATATCGCCCCGGCGATGGCCATGCTCGGTGCCGGCATGCACGTCATGATGGAGAAGCCGCTGTGTCCGACCAGTGCTGACGCCGAATCGCTGAAGGCGCGTTTGCAGGCGTCGGACCGAATTTTCATGATGGCGCACACGTTCCGGTTTCGTGCGGAATGGCAGGCGATCAAACGATTACTCGATACCCAACCCGTCGGACGTGTCCTGAGCGCTGAATTTATGGGGGGGTGGTATCTGCCCGACTGGCACTTCCGCGAGGATTACCGCACGGAATACGCGGCTCAACGCAAGCAGGGCGGCGGCGTCATGCTCACCAGCATGAGTCATTTCTTTGATGTTGTGTCATGGTTCTTTGGCGATATCGATGCTGTGGTCGGCGCGAAGATGCGCTTGAGCGGGCTCGATGTGGATGTGGACGACGCCGTGATGTGTACCGCCCGAACGGCGGGCGGGGTCGCCGTCACGCTCAACGAGGATTTTCTCGCGCGCTGTCCACGCAGGTCGTTCCGGGTCAATGGCGAGCACGGCTACGTCGAGGCGGATTTCAATCAGAAGGTGCTGCGTTTGTGGGATGCCCGGGAAAAACGCTTTCTGCCCGGGGAAGACCCTGAAAGGGATCGCAAGGGGCTGTTCCGGATCCTGGAGGACGGGATCGGATACGAGGTCGAGCCTGTCACGCGCCCGCTGGAGTATTCTGGAAACGATGCCTATCTGGCCGAAATGGAGCACTTTGTCGGCCTCGTTTCACGGAATCAACCCGATCCCGATCTCGGGATCGACGCGGGCATCAAAGTGCTCAAGGCGATAGAAAGCGTCGGAATTGTTGACTGGACACACGCAAGGACGAAATAG
- a CDS encoding ABC transporter ATP-binding protein yields the protein MKHLTNLWPHLDSRRRWQIGGLCLLILVSSFAELLSLGAVMPFLAVMAAPERVFESAALQPVIQALDITSAESLLLPLACIFALASLTSAAIRMLLLWVMTRLAFAIGADISFGIYNKALHQPYATHVARNSSETISGITVKSHAVIYGGLLPTLQLASAMVTLVVIVTGLVSLDPGVALATLLGFGAAYGGLIFAARKRLASNGRRIAEESTRVLKCLQEGLGGIRDVLLDGSQATYCKVYRDADLPLRRAQGNNQFISTSPRYAIEAIGLSMIAALSYYLVGQPGGLESALPLLGVLALGAQRMVPALQQAYASWAGIKGNQASVEDAIAMLEHAGAEAEPSDTGPLAFEHEIRLDGLSFAYQADQAAVLQQLDLTIRKGDRIGIIGATGSGKSTLMDIIMGLLAPVSGGLLIDGVKIDASTRRAWQKHIAHVPQAIFLSDSSVEENIAFGVPPSKIDHERVRAAARQAQIADLIESMPDGYRSVVGERGGRLSGGQRQRIGIARALYKQADVIVFDEATSALDNATERSVMAAIDALRADLTVVMIAHRLTTLQKCNRIVELADGKVVRVGSYEEIVGGHS from the coding sequence ATGAAACATCTGACGAACCTGTGGCCTCACCTCGATTCGCGCCGACGCTGGCAGATCGGGGGACTTTGCTTGCTGATACTCGTATCTTCTTTTGCAGAGTTGCTCAGCCTGGGCGCGGTCATGCCGTTTCTCGCCGTGATGGCGGCTCCCGAGCGGGTTTTCGAATCCGCCGCCCTGCAACCGGTCATCCAGGCCCTGGACATCACGTCCGCCGAATCCCTGCTCTTGCCGCTTGCCTGCATTTTCGCGTTGGCGTCACTCACGTCCGCGGCGATTCGCATGCTGTTGTTGTGGGTGATGACCCGTCTAGCCTTCGCGATCGGCGCAGACATCAGTTTCGGCATCTACAACAAGGCATTACATCAGCCTTACGCGACGCACGTTGCACGAAACAGCAGCGAGACGATCAGTGGAATAACTGTGAAGTCTCACGCCGTGATCTACGGCGGCTTGTTGCCGACGCTTCAATTGGCCAGCGCGATGGTGACCCTGGTCGTGATCGTGACGGGGCTCGTTTCTCTCGATCCGGGTGTGGCCCTCGCGACGCTGCTGGGTTTCGGCGCTGCCTACGGTGGGCTCATCTTTGCCGCCAGAAAGCGATTGGCGAGCAATGGGCGGCGCATCGCCGAGGAGTCAACCCGCGTCCTGAAATGTCTCCAGGAGGGGCTCGGTGGTATTCGGGACGTGTTGCTGGACGGCAGCCAGGCGACCTACTGCAAGGTGTATCGCGATGCGGATCTGCCGCTTCGCAGAGCGCAGGGCAATAATCAGTTTATCTCGACCAGTCCGCGCTACGCCATTGAGGCGATTGGTCTGAGCATGATCGCAGCGCTTTCCTACTATCTGGTCGGTCAGCCGGGCGGGCTGGAAAGTGCTCTGCCGTTGCTTGGCGTGCTCGCGCTAGGCGCACAGCGGATGGTGCCGGCCTTGCAGCAGGCCTACGCTTCCTGGGCGGGCATTAAGGGAAACCAGGCTTCGGTCGAGGATGCCATTGCCATGCTGGAGCACGCCGGCGCCGAGGCGGAGCCATCCGACACCGGACCGCTGGCGTTCGAGCATGAAATCCGGCTTGATGGCCTCTCGTTCGCCTATCAGGCAGACCAAGCCGCGGTGCTCCAGCAACTCGACCTGACGATAAGGAAAGGAGATCGGATCGGGATTATCGGTGCGACGGGTAGTGGGAAAAGCACCTTGATGGATATCATCATGGGCTTGCTCGCTCCGGTCAGTGGCGGTCTCCTGATCGACGGAGTCAAGATCGACGCTTCAACCCGACGGGCGTGGCAGAAACATATTGCGCATGTCCCCCAGGCGATCTTTCTGTCGGACAGTTCGGTTGAAGAAAATATCGCCTTCGGCGTTCCGCCGTCGAAGATCGACCATGAGCGCGTTCGGGCGGCGGCCCGCCAGGCCCAGATCGCGGATCTGATCGAATCGATGCCGGACGGGTATCGATCCGTGGTCGGCGAGCGGGGCGGGCGGCTGTCGGGCGGGCAGCGTCAGCGCATCGGGATTGCTCGCGCGCTCTACAAGCAGGCTGATGTCATCGTTTTCGACGAGGCGACAAGTGCGCTGGACAATGCGACCGAGCGATCCGTCATGGCCGCGATCGATGCGTTGCGCGCAGATCTGACGGTCGTCATGATTGCTCACCGGCTGACGACCTTGCAAAAATGCAACAGGATCGTCGAGTTGGCGGATGGGAAAGTAGTGCGTGTCGGGAGCTACGAAGAAATCGTAGGGGGTCATTCGTGA
- a CDS encoding N-acetylneuraminate synthase family protein, which yields MGLMRIGNRIVGEGRAALMFAEEGQANQGDAAVAMRMSQLAADCMADGIEFQFFLADDMYIRTDPGYDIYKSRELSATEIRDIISHAQACGLLCQVAGLSPAIIELCAEAGADVFCVNATDLTNPKIIDAVTSTGKPFWLATLMGTMDEIDWAVNHALGRGCSNVGLLHGQHVMSSDTTRGVPPELLQLDCIELFKRRYGLVTGFVDHTATRFVPALAVAKGAALITKHLAPDQDWRGPDWVVCLDPEGWKESKWMLDYASASSGASKEISQMEFKDRSVHRRGLFTRHALPAGHVLEPADLVALRPGKGGVDPKMLSEMVGRSLGRPLDAQHQIQWDDLAQR from the coding sequence ATGGGCCTCATGAGAATCGGAAACAGGATTGTGGGCGAGGGGCGTGCCGCCCTCATGTTTGCCGAGGAAGGACAAGCCAATCAGGGGGACGCGGCCGTCGCGATGAGGATGTCGCAACTGGCGGCAGACTGCATGGCCGACGGCATCGAGTTCCAGTTCTTTCTGGCCGATGACATGTATATCCGCACGGACCCCGGCTACGACATCTACAAGAGCCGGGAGCTTTCGGCGACCGAGATTCGCGACATCATCTCGCATGCGCAAGCCTGCGGGTTGCTTTGCCAGGTGGCCGGTTTGTCACCCGCCATCATCGAGTTGTGCGCCGAGGCCGGTGCCGACGTTTTTTGTGTCAATGCCACAGACCTGACCAACCCGAAGATCATCGACGCGGTGACATCGACCGGCAAGCCGTTCTGGCTGGCCACGCTGATGGGGACGATGGATGAGATCGACTGGGCGGTCAATCATGCGCTGGGTCGTGGATGCTCCAACGTTGGACTGTTGCACGGACAGCACGTGATGTCCTCCGACACGACACGCGGCGTGCCGCCAGAACTCCTGCAACTTGACTGCATCGAGCTGTTCAAGCGGCGCTACGGACTCGTGACCGGATTTGTAGACCACACAGCGACAAGGTTCGTGCCGGCACTGGCGGTGGCCAAGGGTGCTGCGCTCATCACCAAGCATCTGGCTCCGGACCAGGACTGGCGTGGCCCCGACTGGGTGGTGTGCCTCGATCCAGAGGGCTGGAAGGAGTCCAAGTGGATGCTGGACTACGCGTCCGCGTCCAGCGGTGCTTCCAAGGAAATTTCCCAGATGGAATTCAAGGATCGAAGTGTTCACCGGCGCGGCCTGTTCACCCGTCATGCGCTGCCGGCCGGGCACGTTCTCGAACCCGCTGATCTCGTGGCTTTGCGCCCCGGCAAAGGGGGCGTCGACCCGAAAATGTTGTCTGAAATGGTGGGGAGATCGCTGGGTCGGCCGCTGGATGCGCAGCATCAGATCCAGTGGGACGACCTCGCACAGCGCTGA
- a CDS encoding NAD-dependent epimerase — translation MKVLVTGAAGFIGMHTSERLLARGDQVVGLDNLNDYYDPQIKRDRLARLEPNPAFRFVKMDVADRPGMERLFAEEKFDKVIHLAAQAGVRYSLENPHAYIDSNIVGFMNILEGCRHNKVQHLVYASSSSVYGGNTKMPFSEHDSVDHPISMYAATKKANELMAHTYSHLYGLPTTGLRFFTVYGPWGRPDMALFLFTKAILEGRAIDVFNHGKMQRDFTYVDDIVEGVIRVTDRNAAADPDYDADKADPARSSAPYRVFNIGNQGPVELMAFIEAIEKALGMTAQKNMLPLQPGDVPATFADVSELSEWTGFHPGTKVEDGVARFVAWYRDYFKA, via the coding sequence ATGAAAGTGCTGGTGACGGGTGCGGCCGGCTTCATCGGGATGCACACATCGGAACGACTGCTGGCGCGCGGCGACCAGGTGGTCGGGCTCGACAACCTCAACGACTACTATGACCCGCAGATCAAGCGCGACCGCCTCGCGCGCCTCGAGCCGAATCCCGCCTTCCGCTTCGTGAAGATGGACGTGGCCGACCGGCCCGGCATGGAGCGTCTGTTCGCCGAAGAGAAGTTCGACAAGGTCATCCACCTGGCCGCCCAGGCCGGGGTGCGCTACTCGCTCGAAAACCCGCACGCCTACATCGACAGCAACATCGTCGGCTTCATGAACATCCTCGAAGGCTGCCGCCACAACAAGGTGCAGCACCTGGTCTATGCCAGCAGCTCGAGCGTGTACGGCGGCAACACCAAGATGCCGTTCTCCGAGCACGACTCGGTGGACCACCCCATCAGCATGTACGCGGCCACCAAGAAAGCCAACGAGCTGATGGCGCATACCTACAGCCACCTCTACGGCCTGCCCACCACCGGCCTGCGCTTCTTCACTGTGTATGGCCCCTGGGGGCGCCCGGACATGGCCCTGTTCCTGTTCACCAAGGCGATTCTAGAAGGGCGCGCCATCGACGTGTTCAACCACGGCAAGATGCAGCGTGACTTCACCTATGTGGACGACATCGTCGAAGGCGTGATCCGCGTCACCGACCGCAATGCCGCCGCCGACCCGGACTACGACGCCGACAAGGCCGACCCCGCCCGCAGCAGCGCCCCATACCGCGTGTTCAACATCGGCAACCAGGGCCCGGTGGAGCTGATGGCCTTCATCGAAGCCATCGAGAAGGCGCTGGGCATGACGGCGCAGAAGAACATGCTGCCGCTGCAGCCGGGCGACGTGCCGGCCACGTTTGCGGATGTGTCGGAGCTGTCGGAGTGGACCGGATTCCATCCGGGGACGAAGGTCGAGGATGGGGTGGCGCGGTTCGTGGCGTGGTATCGCGATTATTTCAAGGCCTGA
- a CDS encoding SDR family oxidoreductase, giving the protein MDLGLSNKVAVVLAGSAGIGRGIATVLADEGCRVAICARDQKRLEETAEYIRQRSGRDLVACTTDVSDADSLNGFFDQVFERFGRVDILINNTGGPPVGACLDLSDVDYEAAFNLVLMSKIRACRRVVPSMREHGWGRIINIESTCVKSALENMVLSNVFRSASAAFAKTLSMEHARQGVRVHTLLSGPFMTNRVNELGESAARNKGISFEAWRAEAEAGTALGRFGDPLEYGALVAFLASDRAAYMNGTCLAIDGGALRTIS; this is encoded by the coding sequence ATGGATCTGGGATTGTCGAACAAAGTCGCCGTGGTGCTCGCCGGGAGTGCCGGAATCGGGCGAGGTATTGCCACCGTGCTCGCGGACGAGGGTTGCCGTGTTGCCATCTGCGCCCGCGACCAGAAGCGGCTCGAAGAGACGGCCGAATACATTCGGCAACGATCGGGGCGTGACCTCGTCGCCTGTACAACCGATGTCAGTGACGCTGATTCATTGAACGGGTTCTTCGACCAGGTGTTCGAGCGCTTCGGTCGTGTCGATATCCTGATCAACAACACCGGCGGGCCACCGGTCGGCGCATGCCTCGATCTGTCCGATGTCGACTACGAGGCCGCGTTCAATCTGGTGCTGATGAGCAAGATCCGGGCGTGTCGCCGGGTCGTTCCGTCGATGCGCGAACATGGCTGGGGCAGGATCATCAACATCGAGAGTACCTGCGTGAAAAGCGCGCTTGAAAACATGGTGCTCTCCAACGTTTTCAGAAGTGCTTCTGCGGCGTTCGCCAAGACCCTGTCCATGGAGCATGCGCGCCAGGGCGTGCGGGTTCACACCCTGCTTTCGGGGCCATTCATGACCAATCGTGTCAATGAACTCGGTGAGAGCGCGGCAAGGAATAAGGGCATTTCGTTTGAAGCGTGGCGCGCCGAGGCCGAAGCCGGAACGGCGCTGGGACGTTTTGGCGACCCGCTCGAATACGGCGCGCTGGTAGCCTTCCTTGCCAGCGACCGTGCTGCCTATATGAACGGGACCTGCCTGGCGATCGATGGCGGGGCGCTCAGGACCATTTCATGA
- the waaA gene encoding lipid IV(A) 3-deoxy-D-manno-octulosonic acid transferase — protein sequence MSIRRLYSALWFLSLPLVVMRLWWKGRRQPAYRRHLAERFGRYAQPRTDRCVWIHAVSVGETRAAQPLVRALRGHDPALHILFTHMTPTGRETAQALYADADDRIHSVYLPYDLGYLHARFLRHFRPLAGIVMETEVWPNLMARADRDRCPMLLVNGRLSQRSFARYLRFGALAREAFGGFAVIGAQSPADAQRFTGLGARRVEVTGNIKFDNHPADAQVALGRQFRARIGDRPVVLAASTREGEEADLLDVAGPLIASGALLAIVPRHPQRFDAVAQLAEARGYRVGRRSRGDGPDAGDQVWLGDSMGEMTAYYTLADVVLMGGTWRPLGGQNFIECCAVGTPVVLGPSTFNFAQAAEQALEAGAAVQCADLNGAVDRAMALLNDPSGLNTMGTAALAFAQAHGGATERTLALITPWLSGAAPASPVASADSKTA from the coding sequence GTGTCGATTCGTCGCCTCTATTCCGCGCTCTGGTTCCTGTCTTTGCCGCTGGTCGTCATGCGCCTGTGGTGGAAGGGGCGGCGGCAGCCGGCCTACCGTCGCCACCTGGCGGAGCGCTTCGGTCGCTACGCCCAGCCCCGGACGGATCGGTGCGTGTGGATCCATGCGGTGTCGGTCGGCGAGACCCGCGCAGCGCAGCCGCTGGTCCGCGCCCTGCGCGGCCACGATCCGGCTCTGCACATCCTGTTCACGCACATGACGCCCACCGGCCGCGAGACCGCACAGGCGCTGTATGCAGACGCCGACGATCGCATCCATTCGGTGTACCTGCCCTACGACCTGGGCTATCTGCATGCACGCTTCCTGCGCCACTTCCGCCCGCTCGCCGGCATCGTCATGGAGACCGAGGTGTGGCCCAACCTGATGGCACGCGCCGACCGGGATCGCTGCCCCATGCTGCTGGTCAATGGCCGCCTGTCGCAGCGCTCTTTCGCCCGGTATCTCCGCTTCGGGGCGCTGGCACGCGAGGCTTTCGGCGGATTTGCGGTCATCGGCGCCCAGTCGCCAGCGGACGCGCAGCGCTTCACCGGCCTGGGCGCCCGCCGGGTGGAGGTCACCGGCAACATCAAGTTCGACAACCATCCGGCCGACGCCCAGGTCGCGCTGGGCCGGCAGTTCCGCGCCCGCATCGGCGATCGGCCGGTGGTGCTGGCCGCGAGCACCCGCGAGGGCGAAGAGGCCGATCTGCTGGACGTCGCCGGGCCGCTCATCGCCTCGGGCGCGCTGCTGGCCATCGTGCCCCGCCATCCGCAGCGCTTCGACGCGGTGGCACAGCTGGCCGAAGCCCGCGGCTACCGGGTCGGACGGCGCAGTCGCGGCGACGGGCCGGACGCCGGCGATCAGGTGTGGCTGGGAGATTCCATGGGCGAAATGACGGCCTACTACACCCTGGCCGACGTGGTGCTCATGGGCGGCACCTGGCGGCCGCTGGGTGGACAGAACTTCATCGAATGCTGTGCGGTGGGCACGCCCGTCGTGCTGGGGCCGAGCACCTTCAATTTCGCCCAGGCGGCCGAGCAGGCCCTGGAGGCCGGAGCCGCCGTGCAATGCGCGGACCTGAACGGCGCCGTGGACCGCGCCATGGCGTTGCTGAATGATCCGTCGGGGCTGAATACCATGGGCACCGCGGCGCTTGCCTTCGCGCAAGCCCATGGCGGCGCGACCGAACGCACGTTGGCCTTGATCACCCCGTGGCTGAGCGGCGCTGCCCCGGCCTCACCGGTCGCGAGCGCCGACAGCAAGACGGCGTAG
- a CDS encoding SDR family oxidoreductase — protein sequence MAKPRIIITGGSGLLAVNWCATMRDRFDVVLAFHERMPALAGSVGHVLDLSSRVQIQAALDEFEPQAVIHAAGCTSVEGCEKAPELARHVNVELAENVAWACASRATPLVHISTDHLFAGDRPMATEETPVAPQNVYGATKAEAEVRVAKVCPEALIIRTNFYGWGTSYRQSFSDAIIGAVRQGRRISLFDDVYYTPILAESLIETSHALLERGASGVFNVVGSERLTKLQFGLMLAEVFALDASPIHRGAIADVPNLVARPRDMSLSNEKVRSVIGQDVGSVKDQLARLRQQALSGLASELEIL from the coding sequence TTGGCGAAACCCCGCATAATCATCACGGGCGGCAGCGGTCTGCTGGCAGTCAACTGGTGCGCGACCATGCGCGACCGGTTCGACGTCGTGCTCGCTTTCCACGAGCGCATGCCTGCGCTGGCAGGCTCAGTCGGCCACGTGCTGGATTTGAGTTCGCGTGTTCAGATACAGGCTGCTCTCGACGAGTTCGAGCCTCAGGCGGTTATCCATGCCGCAGGGTGTACAAGCGTTGAGGGGTGTGAGAAAGCGCCAGAACTGGCTCGCCACGTGAACGTCGAGTTGGCTGAAAACGTCGCGTGGGCCTGTGCGTCGCGCGCAACCCCACTTGTTCACATTTCAACAGACCACCTGTTTGCTGGTGATCGCCCCATGGCGACCGAAGAGACGCCAGTGGCACCGCAGAACGTCTATGGCGCAACCAAGGCTGAAGCAGAAGTGCGTGTCGCGAAGGTGTGCCCCGAAGCGTTGATCATTCGAACCAATTTCTACGGGTGGGGCACGAGTTACCGTCAGTCGTTCAGCGATGCCATCATCGGCGCAGTGCGGCAGGGGCGGCGCATATCGCTTTTCGATGATGTCTATTACACCCCGATTCTTGCCGAGTCCCTCATTGAGACGTCGCATGCACTGCTGGAGCGGGGCGCCAGCGGGGTGTTCAATGTGGTCGGTAGCGAGCGACTCACGAAACTGCAATTCGGCCTAATGCTGGCCGAGGTGTTCGCCCTAGATGCATCGCCCATCCATCGGGGGGCGATCGCGGATGTCCCGAATCTCGTGGCCCGGCCGCGTGACATGAGCCTTTCCAATGAAAAGGTGCGCTCAGTAATCGGACAGGACGTGGGCTCAGTCAAGGATCAACTCGCACGGCTTCGCCAGCAAGCGCTCTCGGGCCTGGCGTCTGAACTGGAAATACTATGA
- a CDS encoding TolC family outer membrane protein: MKRSVSLVLAGLFSMSAWGADLMSVYQDALNHDARFTAAKAARVAGQEKVVQGRAGLLPGIGASASTTWNQNTYTGTDRNFNSNTVGVQLRQPLFNWGSWVQYREGELQTALSEAQFELARQDLILRVSQAYFNVLNAQDSLASLKALHEAAGQQLALAKKSFEVGTVTITDVHEAQSRFDLSSAQVIAAENTLEVARQTLAQIIGDVPEGVQGLREGASLAPPEPSDINPWVDAAQQQSFGVQIQQIATDIAEREVSRNRAGHLPTVDLVANYGQSNAGATTFGSNRSEITSRSIGLELNVPIYQGGGVSSRTREAAALLVKSQAELDDARRSAALSARQAYLGVTNGLAQVRALEAARVSSRSALEANQLGYEVGVRINIDVLNAQSQLADTEQQLAKARYDTLLAQLRLKAAVGTLGEEDVAQLNALLTQ; the protein is encoded by the coding sequence ATGAAGCGTAGCGTGAGTCTTGTTCTGGCCGGTCTGTTCTCGATGTCGGCCTGGGGCGCAGACCTGATGTCGGTGTACCAGGACGCGCTGAATCACGACGCACGCTTCACGGCGGCCAAGGCGGCGCGCGTCGCCGGACAGGAGAAGGTGGTTCAGGGGCGCGCTGGTCTGCTGCCCGGGATCGGCGCCTCGGCGTCGACCACCTGGAACCAGAACACCTACACCGGCACCGACCGCAACTTCAATTCCAATACCGTCGGTGTCCAGCTGCGCCAGCCGCTGTTCAACTGGGGCAGCTGGGTCCAGTATCGCGAGGGCGAACTGCAGACGGCGCTGTCCGAGGCCCAGTTCGAGCTGGCGCGCCAGGACCTGATCCTGCGCGTCTCGCAAGCCTACTTCAACGTGCTCAACGCCCAGGATTCGCTCGCCTCGCTCAAGGCGCTGCACGAGGCGGCGGGGCAGCAGCTGGCCCTGGCGAAGAAGAGCTTCGAGGTGGGGACCGTGACCATCACCGACGTGCACGAGGCGCAGTCGCGCTTTGATCTGTCGTCGGCACAGGTGATCGCGGCGGAAAACACCCTCGAAGTGGCGCGTCAGACGCTGGCGCAGATCATCGGCGATGTGCCCGAAGGGGTGCAGGGCCTGCGCGAAGGCGCGAGCCTGGCGCCGCCCGAGCCCAGCGACATCAACCCCTGGGTGGACGCGGCACAGCAGCAGAGCTTCGGCGTGCAAATCCAGCAGATCGCCACCGACATCGCCGAGCGCGAGGTGTCGCGCAATCGTGCCGGCCACCTGCCGACGGTGGATCTGGTGGCGAACTACGGCCAGTCGAACGCGGGTGCGACGACCTTCGGCAGCAATCGCTCCGAGATCACGTCGCGCTCCATCGGCCTGGAACTGAATGTGCCGATCTACCAGGGCGGCGGGGTTTCCTCGCGGACCCGCGAGGCGGCGGCTCTGCTGGTCAAGTCGCAGGCGGAACTCGATGATGCCCGTCGCAGCGCTGCGCTGTCGGCCCGTCAGGCCTATCTCGGGGTCACCAACGGGCTGGCCCAGGTGAGGGCGCTCGAGGCGGCGCGCGTGTCGTCGCGATCCGCCCTCGAAGCCAACCAGCTGGGCTACGAAGTGGGGGTGCGCATCAATATCGACGTGCTCAACGCCCAGAGCCAGCTGGCCGACACCGAGCAGCAGCTGGCCAAGGCCCGCTACGACACCTTGCTCGCGCAGCTGCGCCTGAAGGCGGCCGTCGGCACCCTGGGCGAGGAAGATGTCGCCCAGCTCAACGCCCTGCTGACGCAGTAG
- the pseC gene encoding UDP-4-amino-4,6-dideoxy-N-acetyl-beta-L-altrosamine transaminase — protein sequence MIPYGKHHIEEDDIAAVVDVLRSGLITQGPAVEAFEHAVAQYVGARHAVAVSSGTAALHLAALAAGVGPGTTLITSPITFVASANAGLYAGGKVAFADIDPETINMSPNALASALEAHPDTKAVVPVHFAGLPCDMPAIKALADKAGAAVIEDAAHALGATYPDGRRVGCCANSLMTIFSFHPVKAIAAGEGGMITTNDDAVYRRLLRLRSHGINKLDDPFVFEGQAFTGDIQNPWYYEMQELGFHYRISDIQCALGLSQLGKLDAFMKRRRELVANYDAAFSGCEHCRPAQSDRIESSAHHLHVLRIKFKELDISRSEFMMRLRAEGIGTQVHYIPVPWHPVYRSIGADPASCPRAVDFYAEALSIPLFVDLTDEEQARVIQSIQSLVARQRV from the coding sequence ATGATTCCGTACGGAAAACATCATATCGAAGAGGATGACATCGCGGCGGTGGTGGATGTCCTCCGCAGCGGGTTGATCACGCAGGGGCCGGCGGTCGAGGCCTTCGAGCATGCGGTCGCGCAATACGTCGGGGCCAGGCATGCAGTTGCCGTCTCCAGCGGGACGGCGGCACTGCATCTTGCGGCCCTCGCTGCCGGCGTCGGACCGGGCACCACCCTGATCACGTCGCCGATCACGTTCGTGGCCTCGGCCAATGCCGGGCTCTACGCGGGCGGGAAGGTGGCGTTCGCCGACATTGATCCGGAAACCATCAACATGTCGCCGAACGCGCTCGCTTCGGCACTTGAAGCTCATCCGGACACGAAAGCTGTGGTGCCTGTGCATTTTGCGGGTCTGCCATGCGACATGCCGGCTATTAAGGCATTGGCAGACAAGGCCGGCGCGGCCGTGATCGAGGATGCCGCACATGCGCTTGGCGCCACCTATCCGGACGGGCGTCGCGTCGGATGCTGCGCAAATTCGCTGATGACCATATTCTCGTTTCACCCCGTGAAGGCGATCGCCGCGGGTGAAGGGGGCATGATCACGACGAACGACGACGCGGTCTATCGCCGCTTGCTGAGGTTGCGCAGCCACGGTATCAACAAGCTTGACGATCCGTTCGTGTTCGAAGGCCAGGCCTTCACCGGCGATATCCAGAATCCCTGGTACTACGAAATGCAGGAACTCGGATTCCACTACCGGATTTCGGATATTCAGTGCGCGCTCGGGCTCTCTCAACTGGGTAAGCTCGATGCTTTCATGAAGCGTCGGCGCGAACTGGTGGCGAACTATGACGCGGCTTTTTCAGGCTGCGAACACTGCCGGCCGGCTCAGTCCGACCGCATCGAGTCGAGTGCGCATCATCTGCACGTCCTGCGGATCAAATTCAAGGAACTGGACATCTCCCGGTCCGAATTCATGATGCGGCTCAGGGCAGAGGGTATTGGCACCCAGGTGCATTACATTCCGGTGCCATGGCATCCGGTCTATCGATCCATTGGGGCGGATCCGGCATCGTGTCCGCGTGCCGTCGATTTCTACGCTGAAGCCTTGAGTATTCCGCTGTTCGTCGATCTGACTGATGAAGAACAGGCTCGCGTGATTCAATCAATTCAGTCTCTGGTCGCGCGTCAGCGCGTCTGA